Proteins encoded together in one Telopea speciosissima isolate NSW1024214 ecotype Mountain lineage chromosome 4, Tspe_v1, whole genome shotgun sequence window:
- the LOC122658825 gene encoding uncharacterized protein LOC122658825 isoform X1, with protein sequence MRKPVKLLLPMYAKSRAVTIVTFARMALQGDVAKALQVGVSQGFVSNSKGSAQTGNALSSEDAAWVDSCLVYDPELSNSGWDALKDALLDIVNYQSNSHFETMETENGSLSRETPGELLPMIEDEEAGTAPYLEGNDDDLLRASEKVETATYRSYLRSDFLLNPHDPGENCNTDVGIDSWFTNEIHSSSGDIFKVWDLDTPTEEDELVKQLKEALAESSPLSILSAPDVRGTDSNDEALDDLVAGIADLSLHQSSG encoded by the exons ATGAGAAAACCTGTAAAATTGCTTCTGCCCATGTATGCGAAGTCAAGAGCCGTAACCATCGTTACGTTTG CCAGAATGGCATTACAAGGTGATGTAGCCAAGGCATTACAAGTTGGTGTTTCACAAGGCTTTGTTTCTAATTCAAAAGGTTCAGCCCAGACTGGGAATGCACTCTCCTCAGAAGATGCCGCATGGGTTGATTCTTGCCTGGTTTATGATCCTGAACTGTCTAATAGTGGTTGGGATGCTTTAAAAGATGCATTGTTAGATATTGTCAATTACCAATCCAATTCACATTTTGAAACTATGGAAACAGAAAATGGTTCACTTTCAAGAGAAACTCCTGGTGAGCTTCTTCCCATGATTGAGGATGAGGAGGCAGGTACTGCACCATATCTAGAAGGAAATG ATGATGACCTTCTTCGTGCCAGTGAAAAGGTTGAAACTGCAACATACCGGAGTTACTTGAGAAGTGATTTCTTATTGAATCCTCATGATCCTGGTGAAAATTGTAACACTGATGTAGGAATAGATTCATGGTTCACAAATGAGATTCATTCGTCTTCAGGTGACATCTTCAAGGTCTGGGATCTGGATACACCTACTGAGGAAGATGAACTTGTCAAACAGTTGAAAGAGGCTCTTGCAGAAAGTTCGCCGCTATCTATACTGTCAGCTCCAGATGTTCGTGGCACTGATTCAAATGATGAAGCACTTGATGATCTAGTTGCTGGCATTGCTGATCTGTCTTTGCATCAGTCCTCTGGCTGA
- the LOC122658825 gene encoding uncharacterized protein LOC122658825 isoform X2, whose product MALQGDVAKALQVGVSQGFVSNSKGSAQTGNALSSEDAAWVDSCLVYDPELSNSGWDALKDALLDIVNYQSNSHFETMETENGSLSRETPGELLPMIEDEEAGTAPYLEGNDDDLLRASEKVETATYRSYLRSDFLLNPHDPGENCNTDVGIDSWFTNEIHSSSGDIFKVWDLDTPTEEDELVKQLKEALAESSPLSILSAPDVRGTDSNDEALDDLVAGIADLSLHQSSG is encoded by the exons ATGGCATTACAAGGTGATGTAGCCAAGGCATTACAAGTTGGTGTTTCACAAGGCTTTGTTTCTAATTCAAAAGGTTCAGCCCAGACTGGGAATGCACTCTCCTCAGAAGATGCCGCATGGGTTGATTCTTGCCTGGTTTATGATCCTGAACTGTCTAATAGTGGTTGGGATGCTTTAAAAGATGCATTGTTAGATATTGTCAATTACCAATCCAATTCACATTTTGAAACTATGGAAACAGAAAATGGTTCACTTTCAAGAGAAACTCCTGGTGAGCTTCTTCCCATGATTGAGGATGAGGAGGCAGGTACTGCACCATATCTAGAAGGAAATG ATGATGACCTTCTTCGTGCCAGTGAAAAGGTTGAAACTGCAACATACCGGAGTTACTTGAGAAGTGATTTCTTATTGAATCCTCATGATCCTGGTGAAAATTGTAACACTGATGTAGGAATAGATTCATGGTTCACAAATGAGATTCATTCGTCTTCAGGTGACATCTTCAAGGTCTGGGATCTGGATACACCTACTGAGGAAGATGAACTTGTCAAACAGTTGAAAGAGGCTCTTGCAGAAAGTTCGCCGCTATCTATACTGTCAGCTCCAGATGTTCGTGGCACTGATTCAAATGATGAAGCACTTGATGATCTAGTTGCTGGCATTGCTGATCTGTCTTTGCATCAGTCCTCTGGCTGA